The Apibacter raozihei DNA segment TAATATGAAATTATTAATCTAAATTTTAAAAAAAATATAGGTTAAATTATGCTTTCTATGGTAGCATTAAGAATTATTTTTATTTAAAGTCTCTTTCAGTTCATTGATTTCATCACGGAATTTAGCAGCGGTTAAAAAGTCCAGATTTTTAGCTGCTTTTTCCATTTCTTTTTGTTTTTTAGAAATAATTTTTTCCAGATTTTCGTTATTATATTGCACAGAAGGTTCAGCAGCTGTTTTTATATCATCTTTGACATTGTAGGTTTCAATAGCAGCCTCTTGGTCACCTATGGATATTTTTGTGATTTTTTTGTTTAATGGTTTAGGGGTAATATGATGATCTATATTAAACTGATTCTGAATTTCCCTTCTTCGAGATGTTTCATCAATGGTTTTTTTCATACTATCAGTCATCTTATCTGCATACATAATTACTTTACCGTGAATATTTCTGGCAGCACGTCCGGCAGTTTGAGTAAGCGAACGGTGGGAGCGTAAAAAACCCTCTTTGTCCGCATCTAATATGGCAACTAATGAAACTTCGGGTAAATCCAGACCTTCCCTTAACAAATTTACTCCCACAAGAACATCAAATTTCCCTAATCTTAAATCCTGCATTATTTCAACTCTTTCCAATGTATCTATGTCTGAATGTATATATCGTGTTCTTATACCGAATTTGGTCAGGTATTTGGTCAGTTCTTCTGCCATTCTTTTGGTTAAAGTAGTAACTAAAACCCTTTCATCTTCTTCAATCCGTTTTTGTATTTCGGCCATTAAATCATCAATTTGATTTAAAGAAGGCCGGACTTCTATTTCCGGATCTAATAGTCCGGTAGGTCTGATAATTTGTTCAACAAAAACTCCTTCACTTTTTTGAAGCTCATAATCCGCAGGGGTTGCACTTACATAAATTACCTGATTTTGCATCATTTCAAATTCTTCAAATTTTAATGGGCGGTTATCCATAGCTGCAGGTAACCTGAAACCGTATTCAACTAAAGTTTCTTTTCTGCTTCTATCTCCACCGTACATGGCGTGAACCTGTGGAAGAGTAACGTGGCTTTCATCTACAACCATAAGAAAATCTTTAGGAAAATAATCCAATAGACAGAAAGGGCGAGATCCGGGAGCTCTCCCATCTAAATATCTTGAATAATTTTCAATTCCTGAACAATACCCTAGCTCTTTAATCATTTCTAAATCAAATTCAGTTCGTTCTTTTAAACGATGAGCTTCTAATGATTTACCAATTTCATTATAATATTCTACCTGTTTACCCAAATCAATTTGTATATTTTTGATCGCTTGGCTTAAGGTATCTGGTGAGGTAACAAACAGATTGGCAGGATAAATGTTAATATTTTCAATGGAATCTATTACATTATTGGAAACATAATCTACGTTTTCAATTCTATCTATTTCATTTCCAAATAATTGTATACGTATTCCCGTGTCTGAATATGCGGGAAAAACGTCTATAACATCACCTTTAACTCTAAAATTACCTCTTCCAAAATTCATTTCGGATCGAGAATAAAGTGCTGAGACTAACGATTGCAATAATTTGGTTTTTGTGATTTTTTGGCCAACCTCTAATGCCACAAGGTTTTTTTGGAATTCCTGCGGATTTCCTATACCATATAAACAGGATACAGAGGAAACAACTAATACGTCTCTTCTTCCTGAAAGTAAGGCTGATGATGCACTTAATCGAAGTTTTTCAAGATTTTCGTTGATTGATAAATCTTTTTCGATATAAGTATTTGTGGTAGGCATAAATGCTTCCGGTTGATAATAATCATAGTAAGAAACAAAATATTCAACTGCATTATTAGGGAAAAACTCTTTAAACTCCATATATAGCTGAGCAGCAAGTGTTTTATTGTGTGCTAAGATAATTGTAGGGCGTTGTATATTTTGAACAACATTTGCAATGGTAAAGGTTTTACCAGAACCTGTCACTCCTAATAAGGTTTGATATCTTTCATTATTTAATATTCCTTTGGATAGTGATTCAATTGCTCTGGGCTGATCTCCTGTAGGTTGGAAAGGAGAAACTACTTCAAACTTCATATATCAAATTTACGAATATATAATTAATAATCTAGTATATAAGATTTTATATATATTCCATGCATATTAGAAAAATAATAATATAGATTAATAAATATTAAGTTGTTTTTAGAAAAATGTTGTTTTTTTTATATGTAAATCAATGAGTTAAGTTATGTAAGCTATTTTTGTATAATCTGTTGGTCATTTTAAAATTTACTTATATTACTTGTATATTTTTGCGAAATATTTAAAAAGAGACTAACATTCATGAAAAATTTTGTATTAATTAGTTCGTTATTTATTTTATCTGTATCATATATGTGTGGTCAGGTAGGTATTGGGACGGAATTCCCAAATGTAAAATCTATATTAGATGTTGAATCTGATAATTTAGGAGTTTTACTACCAAGGGTAAGTAAAGCCGAGAGAGATGCGATGGATTTAAGTTCTTCAGAAAAATCCTTATTAATATTCAATACAGATTCCAACTGTTATAATTTCTGGCAAGGGGATCAATGGCTAAACCTTTGTGGTGAAACTCCAGGTATTGAGTATACTATGGATTGTGCTACATTAGTACTAGGGCCTACTATTAGTAAATTAGTACCCAACAAGGAACTGGACGAAAATGATTATGTTGAAGTTACTATTAATGTTACCAATCCGGGACCCTTATCTTTAACCACTAACATAGTTAATGGGTATTATTTTACTTATTCCGGAACAATTACTGAGGTTGGAAAACGTAGTATTCGTCTAACGGGAGAAGGTAGACCAATAACACCTAAATTGTCCAGTAATTTTAAAATTTCTGGAGCTAAGGGATGTTCATTCACAGCAACAACCGATGGGTTAAGTACAAGAACAATTAATGTACTATTTTTAGGACTGAATGATGCTTATACTCCAAATAGTACATCAGCATCTGGTTTTTCAAACTTTTCAGCAGTTTTATCAAATCCTATGGTTTTTGGAAATGACGGTACAAACAACGGTATAGTTTCAGGATTTAAAAATGTTTCTATGACTACGATTTCTTTATCAACTACAACCAACAGAATTCAGGCAATTAATGCACTTCAGTCAGGTACCTATGATATTGTGATAACCAGTTGGGGAGATGACGGAGCAACGGCTGCAAACAGGCAAGATTTAGCTAATGCAGTGAAAGTTTTTTTAACTCAAGAAAAAAAAGCTGCTTTATTTTTACTAACTCAGGATTCGCAGGTTTATGCTAAATTATCTAATCTTTTAGTTTCTGGAAGTGCTGACACTGTAACCGGTTTACAAGGCAGCAGGGCAACACCTTCTTCTGTAAACGGAGCTATTGAAAATATTGATCATCCACTTACTAATGGACCTTTCGGAAATTTAAGAGGCTTACCTTACACTTCTTACGATGATGGTTTATATTTGAATAATACTGTAGGTAAAGTATTTGCTAAGGAAAAAAATTCATTTATTGTAAATAATAATATTGTACAGGCCGTAACATTTACCCCTAAAGATTATTCTGATAATGTAATTGCCAGTTTTTCATTTAATTTTTCTAACAATTTAAATGATACCGGAGGTGGTGATACAGGAATATTTGCAGGACCCAATATGTTTAATTGTTCTTCAGTTTCAGCTACTCAATGTAAATATGAAAATATGGTTCAGGCTGGACAAGGTGATCAAACAAAAATTAATACTGCATTTAATCTGAATATATTAGCTTATTTAATTGGGAAAGTTTTGTAAAATATCTTAATTATAATAAATTTTTCAGATTTAAAAGCTTATCTATAGAATTATACTAGTCTACTCATTCAATATTAATTAAAAGAAACTTCTTATATAAGAAGTTTCTTTTTTATATTTGACATTTAAATCAATAAAATTATTGAATTTTACTGTATGTGGAATGATTTCTGCATATTTAAAAACTTTTAAATAACTTTTATACTTGTCGGATTTTACTAATAAATTTTGAAATAATGAGGCCCACTGAGCTTTCAGAATTAAATAAAATAAGAAAAAAATATATTATTCAATATCTATGTATTATTATTAGTGTATTGTTTTCTTTTTCTGTATTTTATTGGTATGAAAACATGTTCCCTCTTAATTATCTTGCGTCCTTAGGTCTTTTGTTTCACTTATTTGTGTTGGTCATATCAATTAAATTAAATTACAACTCAATAAAATTATTAGTTCCGGTATATTTAATTTTTTTATCTTTAATGTTGTACCCCTTTAATGCATTATTATGGCAATCGGGACAGGTTACTGCTTTTATCTGGTACTTTTTAATTCCATTCGGTATAATGATCATTTTCTCATTTAAAACTGTATTATACTGGTCTTTGTATATTTTAGTTCTAATAGGGAGCATATTCATTATGTCAGATTTCAATCTTTTTCAAAAATATATACGTCCTTTCTCTTCACATCAATTGACTGTTTTAAACATAATAACTATACTTTTCAGTTTATGTTTTGTTACTTTTATTATGTATTATATTAATAAAGCAGGAATGATACAGATGATTAATAAACCAGACAAAACAACAAGTACAATCAGTTCTACAACATCTGACAAAACAGATGAATCCGATGAAAAATATGAAACTTTATATAATAATATAGTTGATTATTTTAATTCTAAAGAACCTTATTGTGATCCGGATTTTAATATTGCCCAGGTAGCATCAAGCTTAAATACTAACATAACGTATATTTCCAAATCTATAAGAATAAAAAGAAATATGAACTTTGTTTATTTTGTGAATACTTACAGGATAAATAAAGTAAAAGATATGATCAATAAAGATTATCATAATAAATATACATTAAAATTTATTTATACTTCTGCTGG contains these protein-coding regions:
- a CDS encoding helix-turn-helix domain-containing protein, coding for MIQMINKPDKTTSTISSTTSDKTDESDEKYETLYNNIVDYFNSKEPYCDPDFNIAQVASSLNTNITYISKSIRIKRNMNFVYFVNTYRINKVKDMINKDYHNKYTLKFIYTSAGFKHQSTFNKVFKLIEGITPSQYINAMNHENDSEAL
- the uvrB gene encoding excinuclease ABC subunit UvrB, producing MKFEVVSPFQPTGDQPRAIESLSKGILNNERYQTLLGVTGSGKTFTIANVVQNIQRPTIILAHNKTLAAQLYMEFKEFFPNNAVEYFVSYYDYYQPEAFMPTTNTYIEKDLSINENLEKLRLSASSALLSGRRDVLVVSSVSCLYGIGNPQEFQKNLVALEVGQKITKTKLLQSLVSALYSRSEMNFGRGNFRVKGDVIDVFPAYSDTGIRIQLFGNEIDRIENVDYVSNNVIDSIENINIYPANLFVTSPDTLSQAIKNIQIDLGKQVEYYNEIGKSLEAHRLKERTEFDLEMIKELGYCSGIENYSRYLDGRAPGSRPFCLLDYFPKDFLMVVDESHVTLPQVHAMYGGDRSRKETLVEYGFRLPAAMDNRPLKFEEFEMMQNQVIYVSATPADYELQKSEGVFVEQIIRPTGLLDPEIEVRPSLNQIDDLMAEIQKRIEEDERVLVTTLTKRMAEELTKYLTKFGIRTRYIHSDIDTLERVEIMQDLRLGKFDVLVGVNLLREGLDLPEVSLVAILDADKEGFLRSHRSLTQTAGRAARNIHGKVIMYADKMTDSMKKTIDETSRRREIQNQFNIDHHITPKPLNKKITKISIGDQEAAIETYNVKDDIKTAAEPSVQYNNENLEKIISKKQKEMEKAAKNLDFLTAAKFRDEINELKETLNKNNS